A portion of the Edaphobacter bradus genome contains these proteins:
- a CDS encoding sensor histidine kinase produces MANIPQSLILVTLLVKLGVAAAVSSSLVRSNTFKNLMLEPRRSPKRTVALVAMICVPLTLGVLIRTTVSNFLAADLSFETTILLGVLVGPLSAMAGGAALALPALLHHEYWTLPVNLAVAAVAGTFGRFADPEDVWSFSPMIDLSIYRWVTRNLQRPHLDRQVLLLVLIAGMQLCTSMLARFYPKRYFTLHSDEWWVELLICATAPIVVGIPLKIWNAIRVERKLEEQERLLLEARLDALQRQINPHFLFNTLNSITSLVRSRPELAREMIVKLANILRVLLKDRDAFVPFHEELAFTDDYLDIEVVRFGEKLKVVKEIAPETLDVVVPGMLLQPLIENSIKHGLEPRISGGTVTLRSRIMNDGMLMIEVEDDGVGIQPDRPPIPRVSGETPSGTGIGMKNVRERMQVQYGDLATVEVNSRPGRGTKVTLRMPILHAAESWPHGGQVIEAATNAMGSVVRRVAGGVGSGWGS; encoded by the coding sequence GTGGCCAATATCCCGCAATCTCTGATCCTGGTTACGCTGCTGGTGAAGCTGGGCGTAGCGGCGGCGGTGTCGAGCTCGCTGGTGCGGTCGAACACCTTCAAGAACCTGATGCTGGAGCCGCGGCGATCTCCGAAACGGACAGTGGCGCTGGTGGCGATGATCTGCGTTCCGCTGACGCTCGGAGTGTTGATTCGGACGACGGTGTCGAACTTCCTGGCGGCAGATCTCTCGTTCGAGACGACGATTCTGCTGGGAGTCCTGGTGGGGCCACTGTCGGCAATGGCGGGCGGGGCGGCGCTGGCGCTTCCGGCCTTGCTTCACCATGAGTACTGGACCCTGCCGGTGAATCTTGCGGTGGCTGCGGTGGCAGGGACCTTTGGCAGGTTTGCCGACCCGGAGGATGTGTGGTCGTTCTCGCCGATGATCGACCTGAGCATCTACCGGTGGGTGACGCGAAATCTGCAGCGTCCACACCTGGACAGGCAGGTATTGCTGCTTGTGCTGATTGCGGGCATGCAGTTGTGCACGAGCATGCTGGCGCGGTTCTACCCGAAGAGGTACTTCACTCTGCACTCGGACGAGTGGTGGGTGGAGCTGCTGATTTGCGCGACCGCTCCCATTGTGGTGGGGATTCCACTGAAGATATGGAATGCAATCCGGGTCGAGCGGAAGCTGGAGGAGCAGGAGAGGCTGCTTTTGGAGGCGAGGCTGGATGCGCTGCAACGGCAGATCAACCCGCACTTTCTGTTCAATACGTTGAACTCGATTACGTCGCTGGTGCGGTCGCGGCCGGAGCTGGCGCGCGAGATGATTGTGAAGCTCGCGAATATCCTGCGCGTGCTTCTGAAGGACCGCGATGCGTTTGTCCCGTTTCACGAGGAGTTGGCCTTCACTGATGATTATCTGGACATCGAGGTGGTGCGGTTTGGCGAGAAGCTGAAGGTGGTGAAGGAGATTGCTCCGGAGACGCTGGATGTGGTGGTGCCGGGAATGTTGCTTCAGCCGCTGATTGAGAACAGCATCAAGCATGGATTGGAGCCGAGGATCAGCGGAGGAACGGTCACGCTTCGCAGCAGGATTATGAATGACGGCATGCTGATGATTGAGGTGGAAGACGACGGCGTAGGGATACAGCCTGATCGGCCTCCGATTCCGAGAGTGAGCGGAGAGACGCCTTCGGGGACCGGCATCGGCATGAAGAACGTACGCGAACGCATGCAGGTGCAGTATGGCGATCTGGCAACTGTAGAGGTGAACAGCAGACCAGGGCGCGGAACGAAGGTCACGCTGCGGATGCCGATTCTGCATGCGGCTGAAAGCTGGCCGCACGGCGGGCAGGTGATTGAGGCGGCGACGAACGCGATGGGGAGTGTTGTCCGGAGGGTCGCTGGCGGCGTTGGTTCAGGCTGGGGATCGTAG
- the ribA gene encoding GTP cyclohydrolase II: MPFSSVRKVADADFPTRWGHFRILGFEGVSDNPESCNDNVPAPTSRIEGVVALVMGDIHSAPPIVRIHSQCLTGDVLHSLRCDCRQQLELALATITEAGSGILLYEQQEGRGIGIMAKLRAYELQDQGLDTIEANLELGYKADCRQFELPAEILKQLGVEAVRLITNNPAKVEALELAGIKVAERISAIVPTEPTNERYLQTKRDKMGHLVG, from the coding sequence ATGCCTTTCTCGTCCGTCCGCAAGGTAGCCGACGCTGACTTTCCCACCCGCTGGGGACACTTCCGCATCCTCGGCTTCGAGGGCGTAAGCGACAACCCGGAGTCCTGCAACGACAACGTGCCCGCCCCTACCAGCCGTATCGAAGGGGTCGTCGCGCTCGTCATGGGCGACATTCACTCTGCGCCCCCCATCGTCCGGATTCACTCCCAGTGCCTCACCGGCGATGTCCTTCACTCCCTGCGCTGCGACTGCCGCCAGCAGCTCGAGCTTGCCCTTGCCACCATCACCGAAGCTGGCTCCGGCATCCTTCTCTACGAGCAGCAGGAAGGCCGCGGCATCGGCATCATGGCTAAGCTCCGCGCCTACGAACTCCAGGACCAGGGTCTCGACACCATCGAAGCCAACCTCGAGCTCGGCTACAAGGCCGATTGCCGCCAGTTCGAGCTCCCCGCCGAGATCCTCAAGCAGCTTGGTGTCGAAGCTGTTCGCCTCATCACGAACAACCCCGCCAAGGTCGAGGCCCTCGAGCTCGCCGGAATCAAGGTTGCAGAGCGCATCTCCGCCATCGTCCCCACCGAGCCTACCAACGAGCGCTACCTCCAGACCAAGCGCGACAAGATGGGCCACCTCGTCGGCTAA
- a CDS encoding DUF748 domain-containing protein: MALPRRTLLIGLGSILALILLAILSIPLFLNADSFRTRIESALTASLGRKATLGKLDLSVMSGSLVAQNTTLADDPAFSTQPFLQVSRLKIGIEMIPLIFSREIHITGFVLDSPKIILLRAAGKWNYSTIGSAQQNTSANKEAGTMVPNLTVGRVTITNGQITVGVTPAPGAAATPRRTYDQLNLDAKDFSFDKSFPFTASAHLPADGTVSLSGNAGPINPKDASLTPFTAHLEVKHLDPLAAGFVDSTAGVTGIINSIDVRANWNGQKLHVANLLVDSPKLTLVRSNTPTAATPPPAPNSNDMFSTLTADHLQIKDGTLTITTTGQATPAVYQRLNAEVSNISPTAPSPFKLSAQIPGGGSLTADGTAGPINQANASATPLNAHAVLNHLDLTSSGVVAPDAGISGLANIDLKALSDGKTLNANVSANVQGLRLAKNGSPSPKPVDVQLSVAQNVQALTGQIQRAVITIGKALINTTGTYQTSGPTTALNLRVSAQSVPIDELEAFLPSVGVHLPSGSRLQGGTLTTNLNVTGSSAAPIINGPVRLDNTNLAGFDLGSKLSAVTALTGAKTGSVTAIQSLSTNLHIENGNVRTDNVSLVVPALGSATGAGTISAAGALNYNVILKPTILSGGGRGGATSSAGAGGVAGQLLGMIPGGAATGAAGNITGAALKNGIPVQIGGTTSNPTFAPNMAGLASSAASSYLEGKSSSGKSNSTTDSLTNALGGLLGKHK; the protein is encoded by the coding sequence ATGGCACTTCCCCGTCGCACCCTCCTGATCGGCCTCGGCAGCATCCTCGCACTCATCCTCCTCGCCATTCTCTCCATCCCGCTCTTTCTCAACGCCGACAGCTTCCGCACCCGGATTGAATCGGCTCTGACCGCCTCCCTCGGGCGCAAAGCGACGCTCGGCAAGCTCGATCTCTCCGTCATGTCCGGCAGTCTTGTCGCCCAGAACACCACTCTCGCCGACGACCCCGCGTTCAGTACGCAGCCCTTTCTGCAGGTGTCCCGCCTCAAAATCGGCATCGAGATGATCCCGCTTATCTTCAGCCGCGAAATCCACATCACCGGCTTCGTTCTTGACTCGCCGAAGATCATCCTTCTCCGAGCCGCCGGCAAATGGAACTACTCCACTATCGGCAGCGCGCAGCAGAACACCTCAGCCAACAAAGAAGCCGGCACCATGGTCCCCAACCTCACCGTCGGCCGCGTCACCATCACCAACGGACAGATAACCGTAGGCGTCACGCCGGCTCCCGGCGCGGCCGCCACGCCTCGACGGACCTACGACCAGCTCAACCTCGACGCCAAAGACTTCTCCTTCGACAAATCCTTTCCCTTCACCGCCTCCGCGCACCTACCCGCTGATGGAACCGTCTCTCTTAGCGGCAATGCAGGTCCCATCAACCCAAAGGACGCCTCCCTTACCCCCTTCACCGCACATCTCGAGGTCAAGCACCTCGATCCTCTCGCCGCAGGCTTCGTCGACTCAACCGCCGGAGTCACCGGAATCATCAACTCCATCGACGTCCGGGCCAACTGGAACGGCCAGAAGCTCCACGTCGCCAATCTCCTCGTCGACTCTCCCAAGCTCACCCTTGTCCGCTCGAACACCCCCACGGCAGCCACGCCGCCGCCCGCCCCAAACAGCAACGACATGTTCAGCACTCTCACGGCCGACCATCTCCAGATCAAGGACGGCACCCTCACCATCACAACTACCGGCCAGGCCACTCCAGCCGTCTACCAGCGGCTCAACGCCGAAGTCAGCAACATCTCCCCCACCGCCCCCTCGCCCTTCAAGCTCAGCGCACAAATCCCCGGCGGGGGCTCCCTCACCGCGGACGGCACCGCGGGCCCCATCAATCAGGCCAACGCCTCAGCCACGCCGCTCAACGCCCACGCCGTCCTCAATCACCTCGATCTCACTTCCAGCGGAGTGGTCGCTCCTGACGCCGGCATCAGCGGCCTCGCCAACATCGATCTCAAAGCTCTCTCTGATGGCAAGACACTCAACGCCAACGTCTCTGCAAACGTGCAGGGTCTTCGTCTGGCGAAGAACGGCTCACCCTCACCCAAACCCGTCGATGTGCAGCTCAGCGTCGCGCAGAATGTCCAGGCCCTGACTGGTCAGATCCAAAGGGCCGTCATTACGATCGGTAAGGCTCTTATCAACACTACCGGCACCTACCAGACAAGCGGGCCGACCACAGCTCTTAATCTCCGGGTCAGCGCTCAATCCGTCCCTATCGACGAGCTTGAAGCCTTTCTTCCCTCGGTTGGCGTCCATCTACCGAGCGGCTCGCGGCTTCAGGGGGGAACCCTCACCACCAACCTCAACGTAACCGGCTCTTCCGCCGCCCCCATCATCAACGGCCCGGTCCGGCTCGATAACACCAACCTCGCCGGCTTCGACCTCGGCTCCAAACTGTCCGCTGTCACTGCACTCACCGGGGCCAAAACCGGCTCAGTCACAGCCATTCAATCCCTCAGCACCAATCTTCACATCGAGAACGGCAACGTCCGCACCGACAACGTCTCCCTCGTCGTTCCTGCTCTGGGTTCGGCGACAGGAGCTGGGACCATCTCCGCTGCCGGAGCGCTCAACTATAACGTCATCCTCAAGCCCACCATCCTCTCTGGAGGAGGCCGCGGAGGCGCCACCAGTTCCGCCGGTGCAGGAGGCGTCGCCGGCCAGCTCCTGGGAATGATTCCAGGAGGTGCGGCCACCGGTGCTGCCGGCAACATCACCGGAGCAGCCCTCAAGAACGGAATCCCCGTTCAAATCGGTGGCACCACCTCCAACCCCACCTTCGCCCCGAACATGGCCGGACTGGCCAGCAGCGCCGCCAGCAGCTACCTCGAAGGAAAATCCAGTTCAGGCAAATCCAACAGCACGACCGACTCCCTCACCAACGCACTCGGCGGCCTGCTCGGCAAGCACAAATGA
- the pstS gene encoding phosphate ABC transporter substrate-binding protein PstS: MMLRLLTRFVFASFAALLLLTSSAPAQTADALNQIKKIYVDSFTGKLGGPELREAIINDLRKNPALEIVPDPAHADAVLRGTGEIWVRAYVSVSPRATNQYPVYGGYLSAQITGKDSETLWSYLVTPSKSSSSIRQDLANQVAKRMLAALHDSTIQPSPDQPAQHLGLTLKVAGATFPAPLYQAWFVSFQQRHPRLVITYDAIGSEAGIQQLRDGKLTFAASDVPLSPARMAQMPTAILQFATVLGAVVPVYNLSNVGRDLRFTPDVLAGIYMGKIRRWNDPRITAINHHVTLPDHEIVVVHRSDGGGTTFAWTDFLSKTSPEWKASVGSGTTVNWPVGKEARGNDEVATAVASTPDSIGYTELSFAIQRELSYGTVRNAAGNFVQANLLTLAAAANISRNESSIYSPLTNASGKDAYPITSLTWLLIPESMPDPATKSVVAEFLEWMLTAGQKECSALAYNPLPKEIVNSELQLLATFKSK, translated from the coding sequence ATGATGCTTCGTCTTCTCACTCGGTTTGTCTTTGCAAGCTTTGCCGCGCTCCTGCTCCTGACATCCTCAGCCCCGGCTCAGACCGCTGACGCTCTTAACCAAATCAAAAAGATTTACGTCGACTCCTTTACTGGAAAACTTGGCGGCCCCGAACTAAGGGAGGCAATCATCAATGACCTGCGCAAGAACCCCGCACTCGAAATCGTTCCCGATCCGGCCCACGCCGACGCCGTGCTCAGAGGAACAGGAGAGATCTGGGTCCGTGCCTACGTCTCTGTGAGCCCGCGCGCAACCAATCAATACCCGGTCTACGGAGGCTACCTCTCAGCACAAATCACCGGCAAGGACAGTGAGACGCTTTGGTCGTATCTCGTAACCCCAAGCAAATCCTCCTCCAGCATCCGGCAGGACCTCGCTAACCAGGTCGCCAAAAGAATGCTTGCCGCTCTTCACGACAGCACAATACAGCCATCCCCCGATCAACCAGCTCAACACTTAGGTCTTACCCTCAAGGTCGCCGGAGCTACCTTCCCCGCGCCTCTCTATCAGGCGTGGTTCGTCTCCTTCCAGCAGCGCCATCCCCGCCTCGTCATCACCTACGACGCCATCGGCTCGGAGGCAGGAATCCAGCAACTCCGCGACGGCAAACTCACCTTCGCCGCATCCGATGTTCCACTCTCGCCTGCCAGAATGGCGCAGATGCCCACCGCAATCCTCCAATTCGCGACTGTTCTCGGTGCGGTGGTTCCCGTCTACAACCTTTCCAACGTCGGCCGAGATCTCCGTTTCACCCCAGACGTACTCGCCGGCATTTACATGGGCAAGATCCGCCGCTGGAACGACCCCAGAATCACCGCCATCAATCATCACGTCACACTGCCCGACCACGAGATCGTCGTCGTCCATCGCTCCGATGGCGGCGGCACAACCTTCGCCTGGACCGACTTTCTCAGCAAGACCAGCCCCGAGTGGAAAGCCTCCGTCGGCAGCGGGACCACAGTCAATTGGCCCGTGGGCAAAGAAGCTCGAGGTAACGATGAAGTAGCAACAGCAGTCGCCAGCACACCCGACTCCATCGGTTACACAGAACTCAGCTTCGCTATCCAGCGCGAGCTGAGCTACGGAACCGTCCGCAACGCCGCTGGCAACTTTGTTCAGGCAAACCTGCTTACTCTCGCTGCCGCAGCTAACATCTCCCGCAACGAAAGCAGCATCTACTCCCCTCTCACCAACGCCTCTGGGAAGGACGCCTACCCCATCACCAGCCTTACCTGGCTGCTCATCCCCGAGTCCATGCCCGATCCTGCCACAAAATCAGTCGTCGCCGAGTTCCTCGAATGGATGCTCACCGCGGGCCAGAAAGAATGCTCCGCTCTCGCCTACAACCCCCTCCCCAAAGAGATCGTCAATAGCGAGCTGCAACTCCTGGCAACCTTCAAATCGAAGTAG
- a CDS encoding DinB family protein: MEERKIEPWLRGTRTEVDAMRRGVIHALELAAEDMTRWSEGLSDEEIEARPMGLTSVGFHLRHIARSLDRLLTYAEGQQLSERQLKALRSEMEPGAGREAALMEFAEAIEVAVTRVLKIMPGSFEEARGVGKKMLPTTVGGLLVHCADHTQRHVGQVVTTVKALRGVVQKTTSI; encoded by the coding sequence ATGGAGGAGCGGAAGATTGAGCCGTGGCTGCGAGGGACGCGGACGGAGGTAGACGCGATGAGGCGCGGGGTGATCCATGCGCTGGAGCTGGCGGCTGAGGATATGACGCGGTGGTCTGAGGGGCTGAGTGACGAAGAGATCGAGGCTCGGCCAATGGGGCTGACTTCGGTGGGGTTTCATCTGCGGCATATTGCGCGGTCGCTTGACCGGCTACTGACGTATGCAGAGGGGCAACAGTTGAGCGAGCGGCAGTTGAAGGCGCTGAGGTCGGAGATGGAACCCGGAGCCGGTCGTGAAGCTGCGCTGATGGAGTTTGCTGAGGCGATTGAGGTTGCTGTCACGCGGGTATTGAAGATCATGCCGGGCAGTTTTGAAGAGGCACGTGGAGTAGGGAAGAAGATGCTGCCGACGACGGTTGGAGGGCTGCTGGTGCACTGCGCGGACCACACGCAGCGGCATGTGGGGCAGGTTGTGACGACAGTGAAGGCCTTGAGGGGAGTCGTGCAGAAGACTACTTCGATTTGA
- a CDS encoding DUF1203 domain-containing protein, protein MTEIRVIALSTDTVKKVLKTKRSPGYGHPAFTELANGYGPCRHCLRPFRVGEEMRTLFTCNPFYMVAPVPAPGPVFIHTEGCERYDEMAGYPRQLLQYPAVMDGYDFEQRLLIQRTAAGGNHEMVLREIFEDAAVRYVLVRDLEAGCFDFRVERMEVLVDGGAED, encoded by the coding sequence ATGACTGAGATTCGAGTGATTGCGTTATCGACGGATACGGTGAAGAAAGTGCTGAAGACGAAGCGGTCGCCGGGATATGGGCACCCGGCGTTTACCGAACTGGCGAACGGGTATGGGCCTTGCCGGCATTGCCTGCGGCCGTTTCGCGTGGGCGAGGAGATGCGGACGCTGTTTACGTGCAACCCGTTTTATATGGTCGCGCCGGTGCCTGCTCCGGGGCCGGTTTTCATCCATACGGAGGGGTGCGAGCGGTATGACGAGATGGCGGGGTATCCGAGACAGTTGCTGCAATATCCTGCGGTAATGGATGGATATGACTTCGAGCAGCGACTGCTGATACAGCGCACGGCGGCCGGAGGCAATCACGAGATGGTGTTGCGTGAGATATTCGAGGACGCGGCTGTGCGGTATGTTCTGGTGCGCGACCTCGAGGCGGGGTGCTTCGACTTTCGAGTGGAGAGGATGGAGGTGTTGGTTGATGGAGGAGCGGAAGATTGA
- a CDS encoding glycine betaine ABC transporter substrate-binding protein, protein MGGAARDGAAGMKSETASQQVSESAARGRRGIFHKVGILGLLLCVACAPPRSSRVVIGAKNFTEQVVLGELLAQEIEAVTGQSVERRFYLAGSYLCQQALVSGRIDGYVEYTGTALTAILKQPLPPVGQRDAARVFVTVKQLYAERYGVRVEPGLGFEDTFAMVVRGEDARRWGLRTISDAAPHAGAMRLGVGYEFEQRPDGLRGLEAAYGLRFAGAPRVMDLGLLYRALTSGQVDLVAGNSTDGPIRVLGLVMLEDDKHYFPPYEAVPLVREDSLRQHPGIQVAMDRLAGRVSTDEVRAMNDAVDGQHRDVGEIVQEFRRSKGL, encoded by the coding sequence ATGGGTGGAGCGGCGCGTGACGGTGCGGCGGGCATGAAGAGCGAGACGGCGAGTCAGCAAGTTAGCGAGTCAGCGGCTCGGGGACGACGCGGAATTTTTCACAAGGTTGGGATTCTTGGGTTGCTGCTCTGTGTGGCTTGTGCTCCTCCTCGGTCTTCGCGGGTGGTGATTGGTGCGAAGAATTTTACTGAGCAGGTGGTGCTGGGGGAGCTGCTGGCGCAGGAGATTGAGGCGGTCACCGGGCAGTCAGTGGAGCGGAGATTTTATCTGGCGGGGAGCTATCTGTGCCAGCAGGCTTTGGTGAGCGGCAGGATCGATGGGTATGTGGAGTACACGGGGACTGCGCTGACGGCGATTTTGAAGCAGCCGCTGCCTCCGGTTGGGCAGCGCGACGCGGCGCGGGTGTTTGTGACGGTGAAGCAGTTGTATGCGGAGCGGTATGGGGTGCGGGTGGAGCCGGGGTTGGGGTTTGAGGATACGTTTGCGATGGTGGTGCGCGGCGAGGATGCGAGGCGGTGGGGACTGAGGACGATCTCGGATGCGGCGCCGCATGCCGGCGCGATGCGGCTTGGGGTGGGGTATGAGTTTGAGCAGAGACCGGATGGGTTGCGCGGGTTGGAGGCGGCTTATGGGTTGAGGTTTGCCGGGGCTCCGCGGGTGATGGATCTTGGGCTGCTATATCGGGCGCTGACTTCGGGACAGGTGGATTTGGTGGCAGGGAACTCGACGGATGGGCCGATACGGGTGCTGGGGTTGGTGATGCTGGAAGACGACAAGCACTACTTTCCCCCGTATGAGGCCGTGCCGTTGGTGAGAGAGGATTCGTTGCGGCAGCATCCGGGGATTCAGGTGGCGATGGATCGACTTGCGGGGAGGGTTTCGACGGATGAGGTGCGAGCGATGAATGATGCGGTGGATGGGCAGCACAGAGATGTGGGTGAGATTGTGCAGGAGTTTCGCAGGAGCAAAGGGCTTTGA
- a CDS encoding ABC transporter permease — protein MDFIQLHGWEVGRLTFEHLWLTLSAMLFAVGIGLPLGILLTRRQRLAGPVIGFANVVQTVPSLALFGLLLPVPWLGENAARLAIVALTGYALLPILRNTYAGIGSVDAALVDVANAMGMTGWQRLVKVELPIAASVILAGVRTATVTCVGIATIAAAIGAGGLGELIFRGVASVDNRLVLAGAIPAALLALVADAGLGWVERRVTVRRA, from the coding sequence ATGGACTTCATCCAGTTGCATGGATGGGAGGTCGGGCGGCTGACCTTTGAGCATCTTTGGTTGACACTAAGCGCGATGCTCTTTGCGGTGGGGATCGGGCTGCCGCTGGGAATTCTGCTGACGCGGAGGCAGAGGCTGGCGGGGCCAGTAATCGGGTTTGCGAATGTGGTGCAGACGGTGCCTAGTCTGGCGCTGTTCGGGCTGCTGCTGCCGGTGCCGTGGCTGGGGGAGAATGCAGCCAGGCTGGCGATTGTGGCGCTCACGGGATATGCGCTGCTGCCGATTCTGCGGAATACGTATGCGGGAATCGGGAGTGTGGATGCGGCTCTGGTGGATGTCGCGAATGCGATGGGGATGACGGGGTGGCAGCGGCTGGTGAAGGTGGAGCTGCCGATAGCGGCGAGCGTGATTCTGGCTGGGGTGCGGACGGCTACCGTGACTTGCGTGGGAATCGCCACGATTGCGGCGGCGATCGGGGCAGGTGGGCTGGGGGAGCTTATCTTTCGTGGGGTGGCCAGCGTGGATAACCGGCTTGTGCTGGCGGGGGCGATTCCCGCTGCCCTGCTGGCGTTGGTGGCGGATGCTGGGCTGGGATGGGTGGAGCGGCGCGTGACGGTGCGGCGGGCATGA
- a CDS encoding ATP-binding cassette domain-containing protein — protein MPMAGVEFAKVSYTLADGRFLLRDVSLELAAGTTTAVLGRSGSGKTTLLRMVNGLVRPTSGQVKVGGRDVATSDAVELRRGIGYVIQETGLFPHMTVEQNAGLALALAAGRTNGEIAARVAEVLGLVGLDFAEYRGRFPWQLSGGQRQRVGLARALANDPAVLLMDEPFGALDPLTRAEMQTMLKSLLERVGKTVVLVTHDLNEALYLSERVIFLEGGQVVADLPAGEVLESENPHVKDYVSAVHRGVTA, from the coding sequence ATGCCCATGGCCGGCGTTGAGTTCGCGAAGGTGAGCTACACGTTGGCCGATGGGCGTTTTTTGCTGCGCGATGTCTCGCTGGAGCTGGCTGCCGGAACGACGACGGCCGTGCTGGGGCGGAGCGGGTCGGGCAAGACGACTCTGCTGCGGATGGTAAATGGGCTGGTGAGGCCGACCTCGGGTCAGGTGAAGGTTGGGGGCCGGGACGTCGCGACGTCTGATGCGGTGGAGCTGCGGCGCGGGATCGGGTATGTGATCCAGGAGACGGGGCTGTTCCCCCACATGACCGTGGAGCAGAACGCCGGGCTGGCGCTAGCGCTGGCGGCGGGTCGCACTAACGGGGAGATTGCGGCTCGGGTGGCAGAGGTGCTGGGGCTGGTGGGGCTGGACTTTGCGGAGTACCGCGGGAGGTTTCCGTGGCAGCTCTCAGGAGGGCAGAGGCAGCGGGTGGGGCTGGCCCGGGCGCTGGCGAACGATCCGGCGGTGCTTCTGATGGATGAGCCGTTTGGGGCGCTGGATCCGCTGACCCGGGCGGAGATGCAGACGATGCTGAAGAGCCTGCTGGAGCGGGTGGGGAAGACGGTTGTGCTGGTGACGCACGATCTGAACGAGGCGCTTTATCTGTCGGAGAGGGTGATTTTTCTGGAGGGTGGACAGGTGGTTGCCGACCTGCCCGCGGGGGAGGTTCTGGAGTCCGAGAATCCTCATGTAAAAGATTATGTTTCCGCGGTACATCGCGGAGTGACAGCGTGA
- a CDS encoding AAA family ATPase → MRRRPRRGPNDSESTGKSGQELPANQPAPLRPAYPDAPPARAAEPELPPVVEAKKEPVAVAVPAPEPAQEPKMVVETQPESLGTPPAEPTAVKSPKGYVVLAIGLPGSGKTTWYKRRGVTPLSSDMLRSILFDDITEQRYQGLVFSTLRSLLRARLIAKMPWNYVDATNLSPHERRQWIKMAKSFGYEVQAVFFDVPLAVCMERNRKRDRAVTDEVMQKMAERLKPPTFKEGFEKITVVRVKGQPGTEPAAPVTAETPSGVVE, encoded by the coding sequence ATGAGACGACGTCCTAGACGTGGGCCGAACGATTCGGAGTCCACGGGGAAGAGCGGACAGGAGCTCCCGGCGAACCAGCCGGCTCCGTTGAGACCGGCCTATCCTGATGCACCGCCGGCACGTGCCGCGGAGCCTGAGTTGCCACCGGTGGTTGAAGCCAAGAAGGAGCCCGTCGCGGTTGCGGTGCCAGCCCCTGAGCCGGCCCAGGAGCCGAAGATGGTGGTGGAGACGCAGCCTGAGTCGCTGGGGACTCCTCCGGCAGAGCCGACGGCGGTGAAGTCGCCGAAGGGATACGTGGTGCTGGCGATTGGACTGCCGGGATCGGGGAAGACGACTTGGTATAAGCGGCGCGGAGTGACTCCGCTGTCGAGCGATATGCTGCGGTCGATCTTGTTTGACGACATCACAGAACAGCGGTATCAGGGGCTGGTGTTTTCGACGCTGCGGAGTTTGCTGCGCGCGAGGCTGATTGCCAAGATGCCGTGGAACTACGTGGACGCCACGAACCTTTCGCCGCATGAGCGCAGGCAGTGGATCAAGATGGCCAAGAGCTTCGGGTACGAGGTGCAGGCTGTCTTCTTCGATGTGCCGCTGGCCGTGTGCATGGAGCGGAACCGCAAGCGCGACCGCGCCGTGACCGACGAGGTGATGCAGAAGATGGCGGAGCGGCTGAAGCCTCCTACCTTCAAGGAAGGGTTTGAGAAGATCACGGTGGTGAGGGTGAAGGGTCAGCCGGGGACGGAGCCTGCTGCTCCGGTTACGGCGGAGACTCCTTCGGGCGTGGTCGAGTAG